The proteins below are encoded in one region of Heterodontus francisci isolate sHetFra1 unplaced genomic scaffold, sHetFra1.hap1 HAP1_SCAFFOLD_210, whole genome shotgun sequence:
- the LOC137363331 gene encoding histone H2A-like, which translates to MSGRGNTDGKARAKAKSRSSRARLQFPVGRVHRLLRKGNYTANCAGAPVYLAAVLEYLTAEILELAGNAARDNKKTWIIPRHLQLAVRNDEELNKLLGGVIIAQGGVLPNIQAVLLPK; encoded by the coding sequence atgtctggaagaggaaacaccgacgggaaagctcgggccaaggccaagtctcgctcctcccgggctcgactgcagttcccggtgggccgtgttcacaggctcctgagaaagggtaactatactGCTAactgtgccggagccccggtctatctggctgctgtgctcgagtatctgaccgctgaaatcctcgagctggccgggaacgcggcccgggacaacaagaagacctggATCatacccagacacctgcagctggccgtccgcaacgacgaggagctcaacaagctgctgggaggggtgatcatcgctcagggcggggtgctgccgaatatccaggccgtgctgctgcccaag